A region of the Vigna unguiculata cultivar IT97K-499-35 chromosome 9, ASM411807v1, whole genome shotgun sequence genome:
CCCTCTCTACTTTTAATTCCCAAAATCTAAAGTCTTCAATCACTTCAACCAAAACCTTTGTTCTTTCCCACACTCACCAACATCTCCAACAAACTAATCATGGCTAAtcaaataaatgtatatttctATGCCAGATACTATCATCTCTGCAACTTTACAGAGGTTTAGTTGATAAAAATATTCTCTAACAACTTTTTAGATGAAGAAGCTTTGTTTTGGTACCTAAATAAAAGCTGTTGACTTCACTAATGTCTAAGAATATGAACTCTTACTGTAGCCACCTAAGCCTACAGATTTCCTAGCTTCGTGGTTTTTCTGAATACTGTGGaacatttttttagtactaTATTTGGCTCAATTAGATGAATCAGAATGTTCCTTTTGAAAAATAGGTTAGTAGCCAATAATTAATGTTACTCTTGGTTTCACACTATAATGTTGACCACTGAATTTTGGAGTTATTTGTGTGTTACCTTAAGTCACTCAAATAAGTTGATCAATTTCAAAGTCTACTTGCCCAATGTAATGGGTTGAAAGTGACCCATTTGGATGATGGTTTGTTATAAAATCTTCAACAAGTGTCCATTCTCTCGAGTGTAAAAGCCATGAAAAGTTAAATCACAAAGTTTGCATTTAATTGCAGAATGTTCACCACCAGATATACCCACACCTACAGAATACATTCAATTAATGAAGTATAAGGAAAGAAGATAGCATAAAATAACTATGGCTTTATAGTAGACAAAGTGAAATTCCATGAAATGAATGAGTCCAATCCTTTAACTATAAAACAAATGGACAACACATCTCTCCTTTtgaaagttaaatatttaagaaaaagagAATAGATATGCATGTATCTTAAATAAAGAAATGTCGTTGAGGTTATTcatgtattaaaataaagaaatctcGCCGAACAGCCAACCATCCTTGCAGGAAATTTTAAAgttcaaaaaacaaaatatgaagaaaCCTCGTGAATGAAAGGAGCTGAAGAAAATGGAAGTCCGAATTGAGTCAGAccatacaaaaacaaataagatgTTTTTATATGTCTAATAATCCCACATCCCATatcatttaaaagaatatataaagaataatttaaatacgttattttctttcaatcgtatcaaatatgttaaaagataaaattatatatatatatagtataaaaaaatcactacaaaaaaaattaaaattattgatgaaatttaTCGATGGATGTATTTTTGTCAGTACAGTTGTATTATCAACGAATTTTTTTGAccaattttgatattttaattattgtcaataatatagattttaattatcaacaaaaaaaaaattattggtaaaattcgtcagtaatacaaatttaaattaccgatgaaattatttatcaataaaatttgtcaataattacATAACTTAAAATTCGTCGATAAATTGAGGTTGGTTAAAGAgtaagagaaaagaagaaataaagaagaaagatgaGAGAAAGAAGATGATGATAATTGGCATCAgtaatatcattttttcttgtagtggataATTGTAAGAAATAagatgttttttaaatttgaattttagtaGAATCAGTTATACAAAATTAGTAATTTATGTCACCAAATTTACATCTAACAACAAAgaaattcacataaaaaaatcagtgtcatttttcaaataaatgaaattgatttacattgaatttattattgtcttatgtaaaatagattattttatGTCAAACATAGAATTTGACATAAATAATCTATTTTAGGTTGGACAATAAGACTTCAaacataaatttctttttatatatcagATCGGAGGTTTTTATACTCATTTTTCATTGtccaaaaacatcaaaaatatTCTTGGGAGTTAGGATTTTTCTTCGACAACGAAATACTGGTGGTTTAGGGATTCATGTATGTGTTGTCATTGACTTTGCTCCACGATTAAgatatgttttttattcttttcatttttatttctcaataaGATTCTTTATTGGGGAATTCAAATATGGCTTCGCACCAATATCccctttatttatcatatttttcattataagaaTACGTTGTAAtagtaaaaaaagtttttttttttttacttttatgacatttaaaatcaaaattgaacCTTAGTTCTTACCTTGGTTCATTTCTAtcactaataaaaaaagttagaatTAAATGAATATTTCTGAACTTGTTTCAGTTTGAAGTACTACATACCAAAtgaatgattttgaaaaatttgaagaAGAGTTGATGAATAGAAAAGCCAAACTAAGATAGAGGTTGGACCACAGGAGAGAATATTAAGTTGAGCAGGTTCAAAGGTATCCATATTCCAAAGGTATTAAATACTCTTACATTGGATTCACTTGTGAAGACTTATTGTTCAAAGGGATTGGGGAGGCATGACTTGAGGGTGATAATCATTGTAacataatataatcaataaGATCATCATATAAAATTGCAAAATCGTATAAATCTATGTTTTCTTTAGATTTATTGTTACACTGCCTTTTCACCTTCTTGAGTAaatgaattcaaattaaattaaacataaatctaACTAAATGTTAATGtagttaaaatttttcattgttATGTGTGTTGTCATCATATTTTATccaattagaaaataatacaattattattaaatatcatttttcaattaaaatttaatataaagttGAAACACCacccaattaaaaattaatatatattttttttttaaattttcttttttcttcaagcagAAATCTTTTATACacgaaatatttattttatctccaTAATTTAATTTCAGTCCTCTTCATATCCCTCgtactttattattaaaattttaaatgttaaaattaaattaatttctactCCACTATAAAGCAATAATTGTTTTATTGATAAAACATTTactttgcaaaaaaaaaaaaaacccagcATATTTTCTTCCCGTGCTCCTTATTTAGTGAACAAACATCCACAATTTAGGATCGTATTTTACTTTAAAGAAGGTTAACTAGTATCCACTGTTTAAGGTATAAtcattgaatattaaattttataaaagttcataaataatcataatattaaaatgaattatgactttagtaattagtaatttttaatgtatttttactttatttaaaggataaaaataccGACAAATGTTATACACATAATAATccatttgatgaaaaaaaataaaaaataattaaacaataataataatattatattttaatgtactaaaatataaatataattaaaaaattcattaacccaaaataattttttttattaccgataatattatgttaattattttttatcttctttattaaaaaagaaagaatattctattttctgttaatttaagttttttatgtttaattatattttaacttttaacaatattaaaatataattattttattatttaatttttttatgtaataaataaattatcaattatagtTGTATAATATTAGTGGACattttattctattaataaaataaaattatgttaatatttattaattaaaattcatatagtattataattatttatcaatttttataaaattcgaTTGTTTATTAATTACACCTTAAACGGTTAGAATACTATTTAGTAAGACCCACttttaatgtataattaattttaaaagactttttacttttattttaatttgaaaaatctaaaacattaataaaagaaaaaaaaatgaatatagaaatttgaaactcaatttaaaaatataaaattgaaaataaaagtactgtaacattttttttatatttttgagaCTCAACTAATTCATTTAGATGAACTCAGCAGTTAATTTGACATATCCCACCATCATAACCGgcataacatatatatatatatatatatatatatatatatatatatatatatatatatatatactttactATTCTAAACagaattttaatgaataaagtagaaaaatatttattaattaaaaaacccacttattattattttcgcAAATTGAAACATGTATATTTGATTTTAGAAGAGCCACACAGTATTATGGGTGTGTAGGGTATAGAAAAAGTGATCTCATAGTCACGGTTGCTGTAACCGCTCTCATTCTCCGCTAGACAACGGTGCCACCAAACATTAGCTAACTCCTAAACAACACATACACAAACATGCTATGCTATCAAATACTAAATATGGTAAAATAAAActtcttagttttttttattattgttcttcAAATTTTTGTGGTGCTTCTTATCAGTGACATTCTTCTATTCGGTGATAATCTCTCATATCTGTgatggttaaaattaaaatattttgttgtgGTTGATGAAGATGAACAGCATACACGAGCACAAATTCACAATTACAATGGCAAATTGAAAAACTCTTTCACTCAGCAGGCGTAAAAATCGGCGAGTTCATCCAGCGACTCAGGTTGAGGATCGGCGTTGTGGAGCATCCAGAGCAAGTGTTCAAACAGAACAACCTCGCACGCCACGTTGATGCTGTCTTCCTCCTCCTCCGAGCTGCTGTCGCGGGACCTGTCCACCAGCTCCCGGAACAGCGGGTGTCCGATAACCTCCGCGCTCACCAGGTACTGCCGCCGTGTCTTCCCGACGTATACGGGGCGGAGCGACGAGGAGTCACCGTCGCTGGCTACGGAAGTGATGGTGGCTTGGCTCTGTTTGCTGCTGAAGGAGTTCCATTTCTTGAGCACTGACTTCAGCTTCGTTAGTTTTCCTCCTTTCGACATGGTTGAGGTTGGAGCTTCGAGAATgacgttgttgttgttgttatggtTTGACTTGTGAGAATGGGTTTGTGAGAACGTGAAGAGGCGTTGCGTTCCTTGGTATTAAAAGGGAGGGAGAAGGGTGAAATAGTCATAACATAACTGGTGTAATTTAGAATTGGGAATTCGAAAGTGGCCAACATGAAAGCTTGGCCTTTGGACTTTGGAGTTTGGTTGGTGTGAATTCTGGATGTTGTTGTTCAAATATTGTTGATgcattcttttatctcttttaggTGTATATTTggctccttctttttcttttataagttTAAGACTTAATtaggttttaattattttataaatttcaatttttttaatcgaCTTTATATTAGAAAAGTATTATTAGGTAaactattcaattttttttttttaattttgtataattatatgttaataaaattatgtagttattatttttattttttattttttttaaataaaatcatgttAGATGTCAGGGTAAATTTTTGACATTTAAGTTATGTTATCATATCAAAGTTTATTAATCATTTATTacacatgaaaatttattaaaaacaaattatgaaaaaggACTACACTAAACCATAATAAAAGTTACATTTTATGAAACATAggcaaaatattataaaaaaaacataaataaatacataaaggtaaaatattaaacaaattatattattctatatGAATGAAGGTAAATTAGTTAATTTCTAAACACAATGACtttcttaacaaaaaaaatatgagaaacttTGAACTTCTTATATGGTTACATAAATATCCTCCATAaactcaatataaataaaagtttgcaTTTAGGTCCCCGTAAacttaacataaataaaagtgaaaatttctaaaaaaagttgaaaaactaCTCATATTTCACTCTGACTTCCTTTACAAATAGTGACCGACCCAAAAAGCTAAATTAGGACAATCACTAGTTGCACCATTAGTATTCACCTTTAACCAATTAGCAGATGGAACTTGATTTATGACATCCATAAATGAAGCCACCCGACCCTCCTTTGTTTGAATATTGGAAAATTTCAACACCAAAAAATCAGAGATAATATTACTCATATGCTTCTTAGATTTATTCTGAGTGATACACATTAACttcttaatttgaaaaataactcAAGAAAACGCAATTGGTGTAAGGCCCACATATATTCTACCCCTTTTATTTTAAGGGTTGCCCCAAtctattgggcctaagggctggccaaAAAAAGGAATTCAAACCTAATCTGCCCTAACCCACTCAATCTATCTCATTTCAGAAAAACAGAACTCCCTACTCCTTTCTTGAGCAGCTGcgaacctctgctagggttttgcttCCACTTTTACATTGAGCTAGAAGGACTCCGTTGTTCCACGTAATTTAACCTCCCAATTGTTTTTCCCCTATTCTAGCTCTGTTGTCTTGGTTTCAACTGAAGTTTCCTTTATTGATCCAGTTTCCCCTTTGTTCCACTAATCTCCAGTTCACTGAGCTAACCTCGAAGTTGTTGTGCTCGATAGTTTTGGTTTAGAAGTCTTGTGCTAGCTTATTTTCAGGTAAGGGAACCTAGAGTCTTTAGTACTTTCCATAGATTTACCCATTTCTAGTCGTGTATCATGTTTTGTATGGATTATATGCTGTTGTGAATATGTGAAATGCCTGGTTGTGTTGTGTGGATATGTATGCATGGATGTTGTAGGGAAAACAGTGGTGAGACCTGAtgttttcgcccaagcgagcctgtctcgcctatGCGAGACTTGCAGGAACATGCTAGGTTCgtgctcgagctctcgctcaggcaaagAGCTCTCGTTTTGAGCGGGGTGACATCTCGCCCAAGGgagaggggctcgcctaagcgagaacgtgtGGGAGCCTTAGCATGTCGCTGCACTTTTGGCCTAGGCGAGGAACCCCACCTTTGGGCGATGGGTggtcttgctcaggcgagttggtctcgcctaagcgagcattCAAAGAACCTCTCAGGCCCTCTGTCgcggtctcgcctaagcgagagtctacAGCTTGAGCAAGGGCACTCCTCTCGCATGAGCGAGgactcctagcttgagcgagatccaCTGCATGCCACATTGTTTTCCTCTTATGGTTGATTTTTGGTGTTTTGATTGGttagtttgttttatttacAGACTAAGGCATGTAATTCTGCATGAAATTCTAGTGGTTATGAATTGGATTGATGTGATTGtgtgatcttggcatgtgaaacaaatgagatggttggtaatcaaagtgacatggtattgatatgagattaagttctatattcatggtttgggaaGAACGAGTGGGTATGGATTCCACCTGTGATATGAATGAGTGTTGGTTACAGAGGTTGGCATAAGGTTTCTATGCATGATATATATTACTGGTTGTTTGAATATGATTGGTTTGTTCTCAGTACGCAATTCCacgggtctctaggtgagacctcatgatggtgcttcagtggtcaagacgtaattccatgacccctgttagtgggagttcatggtggtgccccatctatataatttagtaaggattcaaggtaaggttgcatcctgacgctctaatgAGTCAGTTAATCTCATGTAGAGCGGACTAACTCTTGTGGTGaaagtagcaggaggcctgaaactcattaagggctaatcTTGTGTGGGGGGATTGAgacattataacacttgtaacacttagatTGGGGGTGAGTAGgaaaatccaccacaagtgcaagcatccgctgaatccgactaaattaTACATATCTGGATGAGTCGTGCCGAGTCTTAATGTATTGTTTGGTAGGTCATAACATGATtagatgatgtatgtataattgaCTATGAAAGTGTAtatgattgtatgataaaactattttggctttagcttacccttctgttatTTGTTATGTGTTACGTTGTGTGGTTCTCTC
Encoded here:
- the LOC114164551 gene encoding auxin-responsive protein SAUR76-like, with protein sequence MSKGGKLTKLKSVLKKWNSFSSKQSQATITSVASDGDSSSLRPVYVGKTRRQYLVSAEVIGHPLFRELVDRSRDSSSEEEEDSINVACEVVLFEHLLWMLHNADPQPESLDELADFYAC